The sequence AATAGCTATGATATATACAGAGGGGATGGGTTGCTTTATAATATTATGAGGTGGTTAAAGTGGCAGATAAAGAAGTTTGTGCAAACTTGTTATCTGTTTCTTGCTGGAAAGTCCAAATTGTACATTACTGAAAAATGTCATATGTAATATGAAAAAAgtgtttatctgtttttgtttttagcctgtattttttttttttttaatttccaataCCATCGACTGGTAAATCAGCAACACTAATAGATATTGAGAGATATTCATAGCAACACTTTATACCCTGTTTTTAGACACCCTATTGATGGAGGACCTACAGCACATGTATGTGTTaaggaaaagcacaaaatgaCAAAGTTAGAAGTATAAAATGCTACAATAGGCGCACACAGCTTCCAAGTGGGCAGCACTTGACACATTTAAAGATTTATAGTATTTGTAGTGTTTCATTTAGTTATATTTAGTAAAGCCATTCACATCAAATATCTGTATTAGTATGCACTGATACATAGAGGTATATTGATGCCTAACTTGCCCTAGGTCAAACagtaaatgcaaacattttaaatcatgAAAGGGTTTGACTGTGAACAATTTAAGAATACCAAGGACTCAAGCTACTACATTTATGAATATTGTTGTAAGTAAGATAAGGTATGTGCTTGAAATCTATGGTAAACTTGGTGCTTAAACcataaacacacatttacaaaTGCTATTTGACCTAGAGTAAGGCATATTTTTTAAAGCCTGTTCAACAATAATAAATCTTTTTAGAAGcttaatgtttacagttttaaatttctACCTCACCATCTGCTAGTAGTGAATAAACGCTTCGCATTTTAGGACAATTTAGAGTATTTAATACAACAGCACACAAACTGTCTACAAATCAATATAATctgctaaaaaaaatgtaattaaagtgTTTTTGAGTGAAATTTGGTCTCTCTGATCTCTCTGCTAAGACGCAAAGACCTATTTGAGCATGTGAGTAAAGACTGGTATGGTAAAATTACAGTTATGGTAAAAATGTAGTGGAATGTGACTGTGAAAATGTGACGTGAAGCAGTCACGTAATTCTTAAGTCAGTATAAATCTTTAAAAGGCTTAGAATAGTTAAACATCAGATAGTCCATATAGTAGAAGTCATATACTCGCTGTCTCTCCAAAGCGCTGACCTGTGAAAAGTAATTTTCTGTGATCTGCATAGAGGTCCGCTTGTCACTTGGGTTCCTGTCTTTAAAACTGGGCAATGTGAGGTTAGGTGGTGCCCCTGCCAATCGCAAGAGAAAGTTAGACTCTTCTTCCATGTTCTCAAACTTGCCGATAAAGTCGTAATCTATGAGGCAAGGGTTGCACAGCTGATTTGCCTGCTCCCAGTGGATGTCCATTCCTACGGGCCGGTGGACATCCAGCAGGTATTGGACAAATTCTTTAAATGTGACCCCATTTCCTGTCTTCAGGGCTGCTTTTGATGGGTTCACCCTGTATTTGGAAATGATGGGTTTCCCAAACAGGGAGTGGTAGTAGTTGTTGGGATTTTCAAACTTGTCCCGGTAAGCTGACACCATTCTCTCCAAGGGCTCACGGACAAATATGACTTTGGTGTAGGTTTGCAGACGGTGCATGATTCCCTGTTGGTCAAAGCTATCAAGCTTCTTGAGATGCTGCCCGTAGTGGACTGTGTCATGCTTAATACTCTGAGTGTTGGAGGCCTTACCCGCCAGCACCATCAGGGTTCTCTTCCAGTTGGAGCATCCTGCCTTGGGGACCTGGCAGTATAGCAACTTGTACTTGTCCTCCACAAAGATGCTTTTCACATGATGACGTGTGATGGTCTTTGAAATGCTGCTTTTGTACTTAGCACAGATTTCCTTCATCAGTTGCTGGCGTGCTTCCAGGATACCGGAGAGCTTTTGCCAGCTCTCTGGAGAAAAAAAGCCCGATGTAATGGAGGAGGACATTGGGGATGAAGAGGAAATTGAAGATGAGGATGAGACTGAggatgaggaagatgaggaaaTGGTATTTTTGGTGTGTCGAATTGGAGGACTTGTTTTTAGCAGTTTGCGTTGTCTTTTCGTGACATGAAGGGAACCTATGTCCTGCTCCTGAGACCCTGGGgaggctgtttttctgctcttcTCAAAATGTGGGAACTGCATTGGAGGGATCGCGCTGGACAGGATGTTTTCTGTAACTTGGAGGTCCTGGAAACTATCAGATTTGCCTCTCTCGCGGTCCCGAGTGGAAAGTGTCTgtaaaacaatgacaaaacaGGTTAGAGTTGATAGCTGCAGACCTCTTTAGACTAAACAAACAAGGACAGTTTCAGGTGGCTATGCAAAGAAGAAccattaatataaatattttttttattaatatggtATATATTATAACTTGTGTCAGAAATGTACCCCAGATTTTTTATTCTTCAACTAGCCACTTGATGGTGCTGTTTCACTACAGCTTAAAGGTCTAACTTTGGTACACACAAATGTCACACACTGCCCAATGCCATCTATGACCTATCAATAAACTGAGCTGTAATGCCATATAAATGTCTTATAAACACTTAATGAGGAATCCAAATTAGAATCATCTACTGCCTGATTACTATCAGATGATGCCCAAGGCCATCACGCATTCTGACATTTTATTTCAATTAAATGCTGTAATGGCATCATAAAGCCAATGGACTGGAtgtataattttaattttacaacAGACAAGGTGATGAGACCACCATGAATCTTGGTTCATCCCTCTCCAGACGTAAATGGTCATGTTCATTCATCTGGAGGGAGGAAAGGATGGGGGGGAAGGTCCTTGTGTGTTTAAGGTGAGTGCAAGGCAGATATTGGTACACATTCTTCAGGGTTTACACCGGTGTGAGTCTCTCTCTGGTGCTGATGATcacagcagagagacagagagagcaaacAGGGGTCAGCTGAAAGAACATAGTAGGAACTACCTGACCATTGTAGTTCATAGTATGAAAACagttttgtacattttctaaGCTACAGATCTATATTTAAAGTGGATCCTTACATGTTTTGTTCATCAAAGAGTGAAGCCCTAGACCACGTATTGTTTTGAATGTCCATATGCATACAATGTAATATTCATAGCAGGTTGTCATTAAAAATAGATGATGTATCTTTATTTAtgatataatttattttatctatGATCCAAACTGAAAAAAGTGATTATTCTGGCTAATTATCTAAGTGTTTGCACTTCCTTTTTCATTCCCAGCCATCTCATGTTGCTGAAATTTATGGAAAAACGTTAAATCTTGATGATCAGTCTTGCTCTTTTATCTTAACTTTcccttttgtgtattttgttttagcaATTTAATTGGTTGttaatgtcttttttctttttaaaaactttctcATTACTTGATTAAAACTGGCTTTTAAGTGatatattcttcttttttttagcacttCACCATCTCTTTTGCTAATTTTAAGTGAACTCTATTCTTTTTGTTATGTATGTTTATTCCTGATATTATTTGTGCTAATGATGAAAAATATAGCACATTAAAGCCTCAACTCAAATCCTCATTGCCTTTTATAATGATGTTTAAAACATTTAGAAcacattttgttgtttactcaaacttttcaaaggttttaattttgctttaTATGTTCAGATGAGAAAAATTCCATTTACTTTAATTCTAACTTGTTTTTGTGCAAGTTACTGGCTAATAAAAACGAGTTGAAGTCAAAATATGAAGTGATGTGGAATCACAGGGAGGGATAATCATAAGTAATAATTTCTGTAGTTAATAAAATTCAAAACCCCtaataattaaaagaaatgaatgaatatgACTGTTTTTCCTTGTTAATGACCTAAAACACAgccacatatttatttatatattacacTACATCTACATAATCTACATTATGACTAATAATATACAAATAATTGTATTGTTCCTGCCCATATTGATTGCATCAATTAAAAATTCACAACATAGATGGGGAAAATGCATGTGAACAAATGTGGAGGTGTAGGTTACAGAAACCTTAAGCTTATAAAAGGTATGTATGTAAAAGAGTGTGCTAACTGCCCCTTCTCCTCTGTGCCCAGAGCTACCAAACAAAATTTTGTTGTGTGAACACAAAATGGCAATAATCTTCTTATGAGTTTGCAAGATGCATCTGCAGTTTTTAGGCAGAGTCAGGAAAACcattatgtatttgttttaactgcttgttaatgcaaataccTAAGCAGACAAACACTTGGAAACAACTCCTTGCATGTTGGCACGACTAAGACAAAGTGCTGAAGTTTAAATCTAGCAACAGAATTGGGAAGAAGATTTAGGAGACTTTGAACATGGAATGATTGTTGGACCCAGTCAGACTGGTTGGAGTATTTTAGAAACaactgatctgctgggattttcccacataaccatctctagggtttagagagaatgatctgaaaaagagaaaatctccagtgagcagcagtgctCTGAGAGAAAATGCCTTGTTAAAGTCACAGGTCAAAGGAGAAAGAcgagactgcttcaagctgataggaaggcagtATTAATTCAAATAACTACCTATTACATCCAATGTATTCAGAGGAGTGTATCTGAACACACATTTATCCTTGAATTAAATGTgctacaacagcagcagaagactacACTGGTCTCACCAAAATTTgacaatagaagattggaaaaacattgcctgcTTTAATGAGTCTCGGTTTCTACTGTGACATTCAGATGGCAGGATaggaatttggcataaataacataaaagcatggatccagcCTGCCTCTTAATAATGGTTCAGGCTAGAGTTGGTGGTATAATGGTGTGGGGGGTATTATGTTCTGGCCCTATTAGTACCAACTGAACATCGCTTAAATGCCGCAGCCTGAATGTTGTCTCTAACCATATctgtccctttatgaccacagtgtacccatcttctgatggctgcttccggGCAGGATAACCCATCATGAtacaaagctcaaataatctcaaaatGGTTTTTTGACCATGACAGTGAGcttactgtactcaaatggcctccacagtcaccagatcttaaCCCCTGGGATATGGTGGAACGGGAGGTGAAGccaagaaatctgcagctactgTGTGATGTCATGCCAGTATGGACTAAAATCTCTGCGGAATGTTTCCAACACTGTGTTGAATCTATGCGTTGAAGAATTAGGGGAGTTCTGAAGGCCAAAGGTGTACCAATTAACATCTGTGTTCATGTCtctaaaatacatatatcattGAACAGACAGAGTTGATAGTAGGATAGCATAGAGGAAGCTGCTGAGCTCCAACAGTAACCATCTCCTCTCATCTAAAGATTGAAAAGAAGAACCTTTGCCCTTGACGCCTCTGCTGGGAAAATGTTTTGAGGACTTATGAAACAGCTGAATTATTTGGGAATGCTAGGCAGCACTGTGTCTGAACCTTTGGAAGCATCATTCCAAAGGTGATGCACAGTTAAGAGAGCATTACATTATGCTTTTCTGCCTCTGGGCCTGGGCATTTTGGCATCGTCACAGCGAAAATGAACtcccacatttaaaacaatatattAAAGGATACTGTCATGATGCCAGGCGATGCAAGCGTAAGCGTAAAATGACCCCAAACATTAAAGTAAATCTACCGAATAACTTCAAACAGAGCAaccaacagaaagaaaatccaCCTTTTGGAGTGGCCCCATCAGGGACCTTAATCCAACTGAGAAGCTGTGGaatcaaaagaaaacagttcATGCCAAAAAAATATGGCTGAATAGAAGCAGTTATTTAAGGAAGATTGGTCCAAAATGGCTTCTGAACAATATGCAGGTCTGATCTTGCAGTTATAGAACGGACCTCCTGTTTGATGACTCAAAACAAGATTTCTCCAGGTATTAAATCAAAGGGTtcaattattgttgttattgttatttttaaatattgtgaATATTTAATGTTAAATAAAGGAAATCATATTTGTATGTTACTATATAAGCTTAAGCCCATGTGGATGTATTTGTGACTTGGATAAAGAACACAATGTATACTTTTTACacctgaaaaacactgaaaatagtaaaacaaaaagaataaatgcaaaaaaaaaattttgctGTGGgagaacagaggaaaaaaaactccaggTGTGATAATACCCCGAGGAAACTGGCCTGGTGCAACTGGGATCGTTTACTCACTAA comes from Astatotilapia calliptera chromosome 1, fAstCal1.2, whole genome shotgun sequence and encodes:
- the chst8 gene encoding carbohydrate sulfotransferase 8 isoform X1, coding for MLWMKWKMVVDSLRGRRRRLPCSLWFVLLFAAGGLVLFIHQQALSEMVQQQGPENKQQLKVTALKTRQSIPGVKLGSTPRQSRETLSTRDRERGKSDSFQDLQVTENILSSAIPPMQFPHFEKSRKTASPGSQEQDIGSLHVTKRQRKLLKTSPPIRHTKNTISSSSSSSVSSSSSISSSSPMSSSITSGFFSPESWQKLSGILEARQQLMKEICAKYKSSISKTITRHHVKSIFVEDKYKLLYCQVPKAGCSNWKRTLMVLAGKASNTQSIKHDTVHYGQHLKKLDSFDQQGIMHRLQTYTKVIFVREPLERMVSAYRDKFENPNNYYHSLFGKPIISKYRVNPSKAALKTGNGVTFKEFVQYLLDVHRPVGMDIHWEQANQLCNPCLIDYDFIGKFENMEEESNFLLRLAGAPPNLTLPSFKDRNPSDKRTSMQITENYFSQVSALERQRVYDFYYMDYLMFNYSKPFKDLY
- the chst8 gene encoding carbohydrate sulfotransferase 8 isoform X2 codes for the protein MLWMKWKMVVDSLRGRRRRLPCSLWFVLLFAAGGLVLFIHQQALSEMVQQQGPGVKLGSTPRQSRETLSTRDRERGKSDSFQDLQVTENILSSAIPPMQFPHFEKSRKTASPGSQEQDIGSLHVTKRQRKLLKTSPPIRHTKNTISSSSSSSVSSSSSISSSSPMSSSITSGFFSPESWQKLSGILEARQQLMKEICAKYKSSISKTITRHHVKSIFVEDKYKLLYCQVPKAGCSNWKRTLMVLAGKASNTQSIKHDTVHYGQHLKKLDSFDQQGIMHRLQTYTKVIFVREPLERMVSAYRDKFENPNNYYHSLFGKPIISKYRVNPSKAALKTGNGVTFKEFVQYLLDVHRPVGMDIHWEQANQLCNPCLIDYDFIGKFENMEEESNFLLRLAGAPPNLTLPSFKDRNPSDKRTSMQITENYFSQVSALERQRVYDFYYMDYLMFNYSKPFKDLY